A single region of the Schizosaccharomyces osmophilus chromosome 3, complete sequence genome encodes:
- a CDS encoding phosphopantetheine binding has translation MTKTIVPTPVSVLLEKANSKPDETFLDFYNENGIQKSYSHLEILQRTNTIARFYQQNVPSGATVGVFMRQEMDLVCSILALWATGHTGVIFNEDWDSDIAAIISERLQVSFLVFSDLTEKYHLRGVKSLHLTTLQTDPNAPCIQTGYEPEIALINHSSGSTGIPKSIPYRMEKYVPAADWGISSLDHHLKTAIVMAPNFALTTLVWMTALLNPGGSIMCPSMLTRPPVPVSSKAEQLAWNLHYALKYGCERLCILPKLLLLMLQTTVKENESFPSCKKVLVAGEMIPPNLPESCQRALPNAKFGAAYGSTETGFSGFYAELKDSNLTYIPGLTIKDLMLLNEDMKPIPREVGNKGFVCVITDAQSEPYVGEDEETQSANRETYITINNQPAIRFADLATWEQKDGNWGISVKGRLGRIVKRNGVFYDLNHLDKIANSLDAFKEAFSFLVNNRFVLCYIPKEATLTSDEALNVLNKALKSSVWFSHCIPIKTLLFNASGKVDLKALQSYVQDRMFEEDSKLPSLTDHFAIEISKISARVLGNKSLEGKEVLFQAHGLDSIKAVQFSSLLKKELNCEISVTVLLHPECSPNSLAAAVKEGGTNKLSVSVNEVEADAIKLAGELGGVKPLAPIKDSWVLLTGATGFLGKRLLTHFLNGGEKVICLIRGLNDADAEKRMYGMCPNLQKYANSSLIVWASDLSDDNLSLSSEKWEFLEKHVSKIVHNGAMVHWTKTYYDLWKPNVLSTKKLLDLSMVGPKKLIFVSGGAQQELSMVDRAAKGQSMGYTLSKFAAETVCYKAKENGNPEIYTILPGFILANDGEILARDFFWRFVQTCVRMKKWPTRADGGSLPLRISSTEEIARCMHEGIEHQQYFPEDKDGRVMSYDGIDGNVMIAACEEKRGIKLQKVPLSVWLQQVDKDLEEEKEYHPLFALRHLTEGAVQIGLLDDGASGIKQKHFLSVDAFKNGLEQLEV, from the coding sequence atgacTAAAACCATTGTACCCACCCCCGTGTCCGTATTATTGGAAAAGGCAAACTCCAAGCCTGACGAAACCTTCTTGGATTTCTATAACGAAAATGGGATCCAGAAATCCTATTCCCATCTAGAAATCCTTCAGCGAACCAACACGATTGCTAGATTCTACCAGCAAAACGTGCCTTCGGGAGCTACCGTCGGTGTTTTTATGAGACAGGAAATGGATCTTGTGTGTTCCATTCTCGCCTTGTGGGCAACCGGACACACAGGTGTCATATTCAATGAAGACTGGGACTCAGATATTGCAGCTATTATTAGCGAACGCTTGCAGGTATCTTTCTTGGTTTTTAGCGATCTTACCGAAAAGTATCATCTTCGCGGTGTAAAATCACTACATTTAACCACTCTTCAAACGGACCCCAATGCACCTTGTATTCAGACAGGATATGAGCCAGAAATCGCATTGATTAACCACAGCAGTGGATCTACCGGTATCCCCAAATCAATTCCCTATCGCATGGAAAAGTACGTACCTGCAGCTGACTGGGGTATATCATCGTTGGACCATCATCTTAAAACCGCAATAGTTATGGCTCCTAACTTTGCTCTTACTACATTGGTTTGGATGACTGCTTTATTAAATCCAGGTGGTAGTATCATGTGTCCCTCTATGCTTACACGTCCACCCGTTCCAGTTAGCTCTAAAGCCGAGCAACTAGCGTGGAACCTGCACTATGCCTTAAAATACGGATGTGAACGTCTCTGTATCTTGCCTAAGCTGCTCTTGTTGATGTTACAAACCActgtaaaagaaaacgaatcATTCCCTAGTTGTAAGAAGGTTTTGGTTGCCGGTGAAATGATCCCTCCAAACTTGCCTGAATCCTGTCAGCGTGCTTTGCCAAATGCTAAATTCGGTGCGGCGTATGGTTCTACAGAAACTGGATTTAGTGGATTTTATGCCGAACTTAAAGATAGCAATTTAACATACATTCCCGGTTTAACCATCAAAGATTTAATGCTTTTGAACGAAGACATGAAGCCCATTCCTCGCGAAGTTGGAAACAAAGGATTTGTTTGCGTCATCACTGATGCACAATCTGAACCTTATGTAGGAGAAGACGAGGAAACGCAAAGTGCGAATCGAGAGACATACATTACAATTAACAACCAGCCCGCCATTCGTTTTGCAGACCTCGCGACTTGGGAACAAAAGGATGGAAATTGGGGAATTTCAGTGAAAGGACGTTTGGGCCGTATTGTAAAGCGGAATGGTGTCTTCTACGATTTAAATCATCTGGATAAAATCGCCAACTCCTTGGATGCTTTCAAGGAAGCCTTCTCTTTCCTTGTCAATAACCGATTTGTTTTATGCTATATCCCCAAAGAAGCCACTCTTACTTCTGACGAAGCACTCAACGTCTTGAATAAAGCATTGAAGTCGAGTGTTTGGTTTTCTCATTGTATCCCCATTAAGACATTATTGTTTAATGCTTCAGGTAAAGTTGACTTGAAGGCATTACAATCTTATGTGCAAGATCGTATGTTTGAAGAGGACAGCAAATTACCCAGCCTTACGGATCATTTTGCTATAGAAATCAGCAAAATCTCCGCCAGAGTTTTGGGTAACAAATCATTGGAAGGAAAGGAAGTTCTGTTTCAAGCACATGGATTAGACTCCATCAAGGCAGTGCAATTCTCATCCTTGCTGAAGAAAGAACTGAACTGTGAAATCTCCGTAACCGTTTTATTGCATCCTGAGTGCTCCCCCAACAGTTTGGCTGCTGCTGTGAAAGAGGGAGGTACCAATAAGTTGTCTGTTTCTGTCAACGAAGTAGAAGCCGATGCTATTAAATTAGCAGGCGAACTAGGCGGCGTCAAGCCATTGGCACCTATAAAGGATTCTTGGGTGTTGTTGACCGGCGCTACTGGATTCCTTGGAAAGAGATTGCTGACGCACTTTTTGAATGGAGGAGAAAAGGTCATTTGCCTTATTCGTGGATTGAACGACGCAGATGCCGAGAAGAGAATGTATGGAATGTGCCcaaatttgcaaaagtatgcaaattcttctttgatTGTATGGGCTTCCGATTTAAGCGATGACAACCTGTCCTTGTCGTCTGAAAAATGGGAATTTTTGGAGAAGCATGTTTCCAAGATCGTCCACAATGGAGCAATGGTACATTGGACCAAGACCTATTATGACTTGTGGAAACCCAATGTGTTGAGTACAAAGAAGTTGCTTGATTTGAGCATGGTGGGCCCCAAGAAACTCATCTTTGTGTCAGGAGGTGCACAACAAGAGTTGAGTATGGTAGACCGTGCAGCTAAAGGGCAGTCTATGGGCTACACgctttcaaaatttgctGCTGAAACGGTTTGTTACAAagccaaagaaaatggaaaccCTGAAATCTATACAATTCTTCCAGGATTCATTTTGGCGAACGATGGAGAAATCCTTGCACGTGACTTTTTCTGGAGATTTGTACAAACATGTGTAcgaatgaagaaatggcCTACTCGGGCTGATGGTGGTTCTTTGCCCTTGCGTATTTCGTCGACGGAAGAAATTGCTCGTTGCATGCATGAAGGAATAGAGCATCAACAATACTTCCCTGAAGATAAGGACGGACGCGTTATGAGCTATGATGGAATTGACGGAAATGTAATGATTGCAGCATGCGAAGAGAAACGAGGAATCAAGTTGCAAAAGGTCCCATTGTCTGTTTGGTTGCAGCAAGTGGACAAGGActtggaagaagagaaggaatATCACCCATTGTTTGCATTGAGACATTTGACAGAGGGAGCCGTCCAAATAGGCTTACTGGACGATGGCGCGAGCGGCATCAAACAGAAGCATTTCTTGAGCGTTGATGCTTTCAAGAATGGACTGGAACAGCTTGAAGTATAA
- a CDS encoding U4/U6 X U5 tri-snRNP complex subunit, with protein sequence MSSSRRNYEREENDLSYRSQRVEKEGLPRTTYRDARESGRGRQREGGRFQRERSPERRSDRYARTRNFNRTSEDESVRSQDRERNRNRNRDWDREGERGPERDRMVRRDRYDRYDRHDREEKRREDVGERPRGGGRRGEQEQKQKQERTERQNRRDFTTSSYRQERVQPVSSPPRRDGQQQKRQSEGEDNSLEAVPSTSSANGNSQEEISVQEELDPVADMQSMMGFSGFGTTTGKKHGDVGDVFKQRKARYRQYMNRPGGFNRPLERD encoded by the coding sequence ATGTCGAGCAGCCGAAGAAATTATGAAAGAGAGGAAAACGATTTGTCGTATCGCTCCCAACGCGTAGAAAAGGAGGGTTTACCGCGAACTACGTATAGGGATGCAAGAGAAAGTGGAAGAGGTAGACAACGAGAGGGAGGACGATTTCAACGAGAAAGAAGTCCAGAGAGAAGAAGCGACAGGTATGCGCGAACGCGGAATTTCAATCGAACGAGTGAGGATGAGTCTGTGCGATCTCAGGACCGGGAGCGAAACCGAAACCGAAATCGAGATTGGGATCGAGAGGGTGAGCGTGGGCCTGAACGCGACCGGATGGTTCGACGAGACCGGTATGACCGTTACGACCGACACGACCGTGAGGAAAAACGGAGAGAAGATGTAGGAGAAAGGCCTAGAGGGGGTGGTCGAAGGGGAGAGCAagagcaaaagcaaaaacaagaacGGACGGAGCGACAAAATCGACGTGATTTCACGACTAGCAGCTACCGACAAGAGCGCGTGCAACCGGTATCATCACCTCCAAGGAGAGATGgtcaacaacaaaaaagacaaagtgAAGGAGAGGATAACTCATTAGAAGCAGTGCCTTCTACCTCCTCGGCAAATGGAAATAGTCAAGAGGAAATTTCCGTGCAAGAAGAATTGGACCCGGTGGCCGACATGCAAAGTATGATGGGATTTTCGGGATTTGGAACGACGACGGGAAAAAAGCATGGAGACGTTGGAGACGTCTTTAAGCAAAGAAAGGCAAGATATCGTCAATACATGAACCGTCCTGGTGGATTCAATCGTCCTTTAGAACGCGATTGA
- the adh1 gene encoding alcohol dehydrogenase Adh1, producing MTFPDKQTAAVFHKHGGPENVKFEEVPVGEPGEDQVLVNIKYTGVCHTDLHALQGDWPLDVKLPLIGGHEGAGVVVKVGRGVNRLKIGDRVGVKWMNSSCGNCEYCMKGDETICPQIQLSGYTVDGTFQHYAIANATHATLIPESVPLEVAAPVMCAGITVYRALKESGVGPGQWVCIPGAGGGLGHLAVQYAKAMAMRVVAIDSGEDKKELVSSFNADVFVDFKTDDVVEVVKEKTGGGAHGTLVLSTSPKSYEQAASFARPGSTMITVAMPAGAKLGADIFWLTVKQLKVCGSHVGSRLDSVEAMDYLARGLVKPFYKVQPFSTLPEVYNLMHEGKIAGRIVLDLSK from the coding sequence ATGACTTTTCCCGATAAGCAAACAGCAGCCGTTTTCCACAAGCACGGAGGACCCGAGAACGTGAAGTTCGAAGAAGTCCCTGTTGGTGAGCCCGGTGAAGATCAAGTCTTGGTTAACATCAAGTACACTGGTGTCTGCCACACTGACTTGCACGCTCTTCAAGGTGACTGGCCTCTCGATGTCAAGCTCCCCTTGATCGGTGGTCACGAAGGTGCTGGTGTCGTCGTTAAGGTTGGCCGTGGTGTCAACCGTCTTAAGATCGGTGACCGTGTCGGTGTTAAGTGGATGAACTCCTCTTGCGGTAACTGCGAATACTGCATGAAGGGTGATGAGACCATCTGCCCTCAAATTCAACTCTCTGGTTATACTGTCGACGGTACCTTCCAACACTATGCCATCGCCAATGCCACTCACGCTACCCTCATCCCCGAGTCCGTTCCCCTCGAGGTTGCTGCCCCCGTCATGTGCGCTGGTATCACCGTCTACCGTGCCTTGAAGGAGTCCGGTGTCGGACCCGGTCAATGGGTCTGCATTCCCGGTGCCGGTGGTGGTCTTGGTCACTTGGCCGTTCAATACGCCAAGGCTATGGCCATGCGTGTCGTTGCCATTGACTCTGGTGAAGACAAGAAAGAACTTGTTTCCAGCTTCAACGCTGACGTTTTCGTCGACTTCAAGACTGACGACGTTGTCGAAGTCGTCAAGGAGAAGACTGGCGGTGGTGCTCACGGTACTTTGGTCTTGTCTACCTCCCCCAAGTCTTACGAGCAAGCTGCTTCTTTTGCTCGTCCCGGCTCTACCATGATCACTGTTGCCATGCCTGCCGGTGCTAAGCTCGGTGCTGACATCTTCTGGTTGACCGTCAAGCAACTCAAGGTTTGCGGTTCTCACGTCGGTAGCCGTCTTGACTCTGTTGAGGCTATGGACTACTTGGCTCGTGGCCTCGTCAAGCCTTTCTACAAGGTCCAACCCTTCTCTACTCTCCCTGAAGTCTACAACCTTATGCACGAGGGTAAGATTGCTGGCCGTATCGTCTTGGATCTCTCCAAGTAA
- the gtr2 gene encoding RagC/D GTPase Gtr2, translating into MKPRRIILMGLRRSGKSSIQKVVFYKMPPNETLFLESTARLTQEHISSFIDFSVWDFPGQVDVFDAAFDFESIFIQVGALIFVIDAQDDYLDALARLHVTVARVVAINPNICIEVFIHKVDGLSDEFKIDTQRDIQQRTQDELADIGLENVPISFHLTSIFDHSIFEAFSRVIQKLIPQLPTLENLLNIFCANSLVEKAYVFDVLSKIYIATDSSPVDVQSYEICSDFIDVILDIGSIYGGARENHSERHPDALDETSSIIRLSNDLVLVLREMNQYLALVCIIRADNFKKSGLIEYNVQCLQAAIQSLFSAKS; encoded by the exons ATGAAGCCCAGAAGAATCATTTTGATGGGTCTTCGACGAAGCGGCAAGTCTTCGATTCAAAAAGTCGtcttttataaaatgcCGCCGAACGAAACTTTGTTTCTGGAATCTACAGCCCGTCTCACACAAGAACACATTTC CTCGTTCATTGACTTTTCGGTCTGGGATTTTCCCGGTCAAGTGGACGTGTTTGACGCagcttttgattttgaaagcatCTTCATTCAAGTTGGAGCACTTATCTTTGTTATCGATGCACAAGATGATTATCTAGATGCATTGGCTCGTTTGCATGTCACTGTTGCTCGTGTTGTAGCCATTAATCCCAATATCTGTATTGAAGTATTTATACATAAAGTGGACGGCCTTAGTGATGAATTTAAAATAGACACTCAGCGTGACATTCAACAGCGAACTCAGGATGAGCTTGCAGATATTGGCCTTGAAAATGTCcccatttcatttcatctTACTTCCATTTTTGACCATTCCATCTTTGAAGCCTTCAGTCGTGTCATTCAAAAACTGATTCCTCAGCTGCCTACGCTCGAAAATCTTCTCAATATCTTTTGTGCCAATTCTTTGGTCGAAAAGGCTTACGTTTTCGACGTACtctcaaaaatttataTCGCTACGGATAGTTCCCCAGTTGACGTTCAAAGTTACGAAATTTGTTCTGATTTCATCGACGTTATCCTTGATATTGGATCTATTTATGGAGGTGCTCGTGAAAACCATTCCGAGCGACACCCTGATGCTTTGGACGAAACTTCCTCCATCATCCGATTGTCCAACGACTTGGTCTTGGTTCTACGGGAAATGAATCAATACCTAGCCTTGGTTTGCATTATTCGTGCCGATAACTTCAAGAAATCGGGGCTGATTGAATATAATGTTCAATGCCTCCAAGCAGCCATTCAGTCCCTCTTTTCTGCCAAGTCGTGA
- a CDS encoding hydrolase, conserved protein, whose product MVNNIKNQNARILFLGTGTSNGIPNVCCLNVPNPTCRVCSASLTPEGRKNKRNNTGAIVQIDAEGWSRPKTILIDCGKTFYMAAMEFMVKHKIRNIDAVLLTHAHADAINGLDDLRAWTSGGIVQDTMKIYLTRDTFMSISNSFPYMVDVTQATGGGSVPTFDYRIFNPEEPFELEGLDITTVPLPVHHGVYFSPGKESVPFINMGFRIGDLSYISDCNYIPPETKDLMVGSQVVVLDALRQKPYPSHFTFNQAHAFASSLTPAPRRVLYTGFNHSAEHDEMKEEFSKLSVPTEPAYDGQIVEFNV is encoded by the exons ATGGTaaataatattaaaaatcaaaatgcaagaattttgtttttaggAACTGGAACGTCCAATGGCATCCCTAATGTCTGTTGTTTGAACGTCCCAAATCCTACATGTCGCGTATGCTCAGCCAGTTTGACACCGGAGGGACGAAAGAACAAGAGAAACAATACAGGAGCAATTGTGCAGATTGATGCAGAGGGATGGAGTCGTCCGAAAACAATCTTAATTGATTGCGGAAAGACTTTTTACATGGCCGCGATGGAATTTATGGTGAAGCATAAGATTCGAAACATCGATGCAGTTCTATTGACGCATGCTCATGCCGATGCAATCAATGGGTTGGATGATTTAAGGG CGTGGACGTCTGGGGGGATTGTTCAAGACActatgaaaatatatttaACACGGGATACATTCATGTCAATTTCAAATTCGTTTCCCTATATGGTGGATGTTACGCAAGCCACTGGAGGTGGTAGTGTTCCTACGTTTGACTATCGAATCTTTAACCCGGAAGAGCCATTCGAGTTAGAGGGGCTCGATATCACGACTGTACCATTACCCGTGCACCACGGAGTCTATTTCTCTCCCGGTAAGGAGAGTGTTCCATTTATCAATATGGGTTTTCGAATTGGTGATTTATCGTATATTTCTGATTGTAACTATATTCCtccagaaacaaaagatttgaTGGTTGGATCTCAAGTCGTTGTGTTAGACGCACTTCGGCAGAAACCCTATCCATCCCACTTTACTTTTAACCAAGCTCACGCATTTGCCAGTTCCCTTACACCAGCTCCAAGACGGGTTTTGTACACCGGATTTAATCATTCCGCGGAACACGATGagatgaaagaagaattttcaaaattaagCGTTCCGACCGAGCCAGCATATGATGGCCAAATTGTAGAATTTAACGTCTAA
- the omh3 gene encoding alpha-1,2-mannosyltransferase Omh3 — MTSLAFSYRYILLCFFILCTPIIYKSFSKSQVHLSVNYEPLHFTKHDIPSGDNGTDIQQPALMKATLFMLCRNRDLAAALSSIQNVEDRFNNRYHYPWTFMNDAPFSEEFINATSTMASSDTTYVQLQQHEWGLPKNLNMNRALETIRDMMRRHIIYGFSLSYRIMCRFNSGFFYRNSALKNYDYYWRVEPGVIYSCDIPYDPFRRLRDEKKAYGFVISLPEYPETIPTLWNTTRDFIKKSPHYLAPDSSLDFITDDNKGLDGEYNNCHFWSNFEIADLNFFRSDAYNDYFEYLDQRFGFFYERWGDAPIHTLAASLFLNKSQLHYFEDFGYYHLPWNHCPSDYKLHVKGRCICDPADTVEIQYGFCYPRWLHNMRNVNT; from the exons ATGACTTCTCTCGCGTTTTCTTACAGGTATATACTCCTCTGTTTTTTTATCCTTTGTACTCCTATAATTTACAAGAGTTTCAGCAAATCCCAAGTTCACCTTTCCGTTAATTATGAGCCTTTACATTTTACCAAGCACGATATTCCAAGTGGTGATAATGGTACGGACATCCAACAGCCGGCCCTCATGAAAGCTACCTTGTTTATGCTTTGTCGCAATAGAGATCTTGCCGCCGCACTTAGTTCCATCCAGAATGTTGAAGATCGTTTTAATAACCGATACCATTATCCATGGACATTTATGAATGATGCACCATTTTCGGAGGAATTCATCAATGCTACCTCCACGATGGCCAGCAGCGATACTACTTACGTCCAACTTCAACAACATGAATGGGGTTTGCCCAAAAATCTCAACATGAATCGTGCATTAGAGACAATCCGTGACATGATGAGAAGACACATTATTTATGGCTTTTCGTTGAGTTATCGAATTATGTGTCGGTTCAATTCTGGCTTCTTCTACCGAAACTCTGCTCTTAAAAATTACGACTATTATTGGCGTGTGGAACCCGGtgttatttattcttgTGATATTCCATA TGATCCATTCCGTAGGCTTCGcgacgaaaagaaagcttaTGGATTTGTGATTTCTTTACCTGAATACCCAGAAACTATTCCTACCCTTTGGAATACTACCAGAGACTTTATCAAAAAGAGTCCTCATTATCTTGCTCCAGATAGTTCTTTAGACTTTATTACAGATGATAACAAGGGCTTAGACGGTGAATATAACAATTGCCATTTTTGGAGCAATTTCGAAATTGCTGACTTGAACTTTTTTAGAAGCGATGCCTACAACGATTACTTTGAATACTTGGATCAAAGGTTTGGCTTCTTCTACGAGCGCTGGGGTGATGCTCCTATACATACCCTTGCTGCGTCTCTATTTCTCAACAAATCACAACTTCActattttgaagatttcGGATACTACCATTTGCCTTGGAATCATTGCCCTTCAGATTATAAACTCCATGTTAAGGGCCGATGCATTTGCGATCCTGCCGATACTGTTGAGATTCAGTATGGATTTTGTTACCCCAGATGGCTTCACAATATGCGAAATGTTAATACATAG
- the bit61 gene encoding Protor-like protein, translating into MPDRTSVSSTSSTSSNWTPGARRSSLESPTNTFPFLNQDIEDSRKKEAENTSVDTNTNTSITNRPETPEQKVQQLPFNGQWPFSRRSSQSSSMFAMEDKHWIKHYSKRSGKRKPSLVNQISNTAEQSGEKSSKNQTSLLNHSPHKGRKGKEGLDISALQKSIYGPRSFLRSRKDSFGIFGSSIPQSLVNNQMINGFGAASLAFAKLSKVRSPLDSKFNTNLMSADDTWSILETEVCTLYNWESLHYTIEDLNGILVLHLQSCVRERTMDLFTSHLDSLFPKATNKLSESLFLIPEEYFLSKLLEIWPFFLSSILPYIEGIFLPIKTKIFDSQEKALLPYEINEYCHTNREKLNVQRLMLTSFRDCMILPAADCIQRIIQKQSETLARSDHLSGVYARLFQILSMLASVHSNDQHEKELVKLASKVRSLLIVHE; encoded by the coding sequence ATGCCAGATAGAACTTCGGTTTCATCCACCTCTAGTACATCCTCTAATTGGACTCCGGGTGCTAGGAGAAGCAGTTTAGAAAGCCCAACAAatacatttccttttctcaATCAAGATATAGAAgattcaaggaaaaaggaagcagAAAACACTAGTGTTGATACTAATACCAATACCTCAATCACGAACAGGCCAGAAACGCCCGAGCAAAAAGTTCAGCAGCTTCCATTTAATGGACAATGGCCTTTTAGTCGAAGATCCAGTCAAAGCAGCTCTATGTTTGCTATGGAAGACAAGCATTGGATTAAACACTATTCTAAAAGGTcgggaaaaagaaaacccTCATTAGTAAATCAAATTTCGAATACTGCAGAACAATCTGGTGAAAAAAGTAGCAAAAACCAAACATCTTTGTTGAATCATTCCCCTCATAAAGGTCGAAAGGGGAAAGAAGGATTAGACATTTCGGCTTTGCAAAAATCAATATATGGGCCTCGCAGTTTTTTAAGGAGTCGAAAGGATTCGTTTGGAATATTCGGGTCATCCATTCCTCAATCTTTAGTTAATAACCAGATGATAAATGGCTTTGGTGCCGCATCCCTTGCATTTGCTAAACTAAGTAAGGTGCGGTCCCCTTTGGATTCTAAATTCAATACGAATTTAATGTCAGCAGACGATACTTGGTCTATCTTAGAAACGGAAGTTTGCACATTATATAATTGGGAAAGCTTGCATTATACCATTGAGGACTTGAACGGGATTTTGGTCCTACATCTTCAGTCTTGCGTTCGGGAAAGAACGATGGATCTTTTCACCAGTCATTTagattctttgtttccaaaagcTACCAATAAGTTATCGGAATCACTGTTTCTCATTCCagaagaatattttttgtcGAAGTTACTTGAAATTTGgccattttttttgtcttctaTTCTACCATATATAGAGGGTATATTTTTGCctattaaaacaaaaatttttgaCAGCCAGGAAAAAGCATTATTGCCATATGAGATTAATGAGTATTGCCATACAAATCGAGAAAAGCTAAATGTTCAGAGACTTATGCTCACTTCATTTCGTGATTGCATGATTTTGCCTGCCGCTGATTGTATCCAAAGAATCATTCAGAAACAGAGCGAGACGTTAGCACGCTCAGACCATCTTTCTGGTGTTTATGCTCGGTTGTTTCAAATATTAAGTATGCTAGCAAGTGTGCATTCAAACGACCAACacgaaaaagaattggttAAGCTTGCTTCTAAAGTCCGTTCTCTGCTCATCGTTCATGAATGA
- the arg1 gene encoding acetylornithine aminotransferase, whose amino-acid sequence MLCKRSLQGLRQPGFQTLSRRFLSVTHEDPAPGTTTANIVDQELGNIIGVYARYPLVMSHGQGSYLFDKEGRKYIDFTSGVAVTSLGHGHPEVARLAGDQCTKLVHSSNLYYNEPAIELSSKLNNSLAQNSKISTPSKIFFSNSGTEANETALKFARKAAYETNGEGKSQIVYFNNSFHGRSLGSLSITANPKYRRGFEPLLPGVVQATYNDIESIKQVINDKTAAVIVEPVQGEGGICPANAEFLVALRKACDKFNASLIYDEIQCGLGRSGDFWAHSIVKDQASPDIITVAKPLANGLPISATIVSSKVAETLHAGEHGSTFGGNPVACRVGSFCVDELSSSKILNNVRKQHNTLTSRFAEFTTKYPSLIRGYAGRGLLLGLQFNQSPTDFINIARKQGLLLLPGGNNNTRVLPSLNVKDSVIADGLDIMDDTLKHLSK is encoded by the exons ATGCTTTGCAAACGTTCTCTTCAAGGCCTCCGCCAACCTGGCTTTCAAACACTTTCTCGTCGTTTCTTGAGC GTTACTCATGAAGACCCTGCACCTGGTACTACCACAGCCAATATTGTTGACCAAGAATTGGGCAACATCATCGGTGTCTATGCTCGTTATCCCCTTGTTATGAGCCATGGCCAGGGCTCTTATCTATTTGACAAGGAGGGTCGTAAATATATTGACTTTACCTCTGGTGTTGCCGTTACTTCTTTGGGTCACGGTCACCCTGAAGTCGCTCGCCTTGCTGGTGATCAATGTACCAAGTTGGTTCACAGCAGTAACTTGTACTACAACGAGCCTGCTATTGagctttcttcaaaattaaacaattcTTTAGCTCAAAACAGCAAGATTTCCACTCCCAGTAAGATTTTCTTCTCAAACAGTGGTACCGAGGCAAATGAGACTGCTTTGAAGTTTGCTCGCAAAGCCGCCTACGAGACTAATGGTGAAGGCAAGTCTCAAATTGTTTACTTCAACAACTCTTTCCACGGCCGTTCTCTTGGTTCCCTAAGTATCACAGCCAACCCCAAGTACCGCCGTGGTTTTGAGCCTTTACTTCCCGGTGTTGTTCAAGCTACCTACAACGATATTGAGTCGATTAAGCAAGTCATCAATGACAAGACCGCTGCTGTTATCGTTGAACCTGTTCAAGGTGAAGGTGGTATTTGCCCCGCCAATGCCGAGTTCTTGGTGGCATTGCGCAAGGCCTGCGATAAATTCAACGCATCTTTAATTTACGATGAGATCCAATGTGGTCTTGGTCGTAGTGGTGACTTTTGGGCCCATTCTATTGTTAAGGATCAAGCTAGCCCTGATATCATCACTGTTGCTAAGCCTTTGGCTAACGGCTTACCTATCAGTGCCAcaattgtttcttctaaagTAGCCGAAACTCTTCATGCCGGTGAGCATGGAAGCACTTTCGGCGGTAATCCCGTTGCTTGCCGAGTCGGTTCTTTCTGTGTCGATGAATTGAGttcatcaaaaattttgaacaaCGTGCGCAAGCAACATAACACTCTTACTTCTCGTTTTGCCGAGTTTACTACTAAGTACCCTAGTTTAATTCGTGGTTACGCTGGCCGTGGTCTTCTTTTAGGTTTGCAATTCAATCAATCCCCTACTGACTTTATCAACATTGCTCGTAAACAGGGCCTTTTGCTTCTACCAGGTGGTAACAACAATACCCGTGTTCTTCCTTCCTTGAACGTTAAAGACTCCGTCATTGCTGATGGTTTGGACATCATGGACGATACTTTGAAGCACTTGTCTAAGTAG